The proteins below come from a single Miscanthus floridulus cultivar M001 chromosome 1, ASM1932011v1, whole genome shotgun sequence genomic window:
- the LOC136484090 gene encoding putative disease resistance protein RGA3 isoform X1 yields MDISSYLAVGGWFIQVIFDKYLSYQLRRWAADCGIEHELDRLRVALLRTQSLLHGAELVPTLSYSSLPWMRELRDVMYHAEDLLDKLEYNRLHHEMEESSANESSSSPISAFMLSRFHNQGTPSSLEPCWDRSTRIKNKMVNLLERIEQVTNGVSEVVSLPRNIRSSNHNIMTSSIPHGKLIGREFEAQQLVTALISSQVEIPVSVVSIVGVGGIGKTALAQHVYSNARITENFDVRMWICVTCLLDELRITKEMLESASSSRFRHGGITNFNRLQAALKARLASKRFLLVLDDVWNNDNRTIAIEQENWQKLLAPLKDRANGSKILLTTRSSIVAEMLQSSYIISLETLQVNDCWSLVKTSVFDETEHTINSKLENIGRKIAETLSGLPLAAKVVAGHLKCKHSVEEWKQVLQRNAVWEEIMPILRTSYDNLPPHLKQCFAYCSIFPRNWEFEAEQLILLWLAQGFVHPDGCRRLEDIGKEYINDLRNKSFFTIQKKEFVSYYVIPPVIYELAKSVAAEECFRIGGDEWTRIPSSVRHLSVHLDSLSALDDTIPYKNLRTLIFLPSRTVAPINDSIPPVALNNIRSLRVLDLSLCMMDRLPDSISNCVHLRYLNISSTTIVTVPEFLCKLYHLQVLNLSGCRLGKLPSRMNNLVNLRHLTAANQIISAITDIGRLKYLQRLPTFKVTRERTQSIVQLGYLLELQGSLQIRNLENIDAPNEAKEAMLCKKRQLSVLQLMWASDRDEVNGNREEDVLEALQPHENLKRLDIVGWMGVKSPNWLENEWLSNLELIFLSGCNAWEQLPPLGQLPSIRIIWLQRLKMLRQIGPEAYGSGSQMETFQSLEELVLDDMPELNEWLWSDQTMRNLQNVVIKDCNKLKALPPVPPNLTEITIAGKGYWVPYHHDVKSARRSSVSSLCIFNCPLLLARLSAQMNTEIIARFRSLRSIITDQMTILRCSLLEDRLELIESLDIQDCSEITSFSADDDDILLQLKSLQSLCISGCNTLRSLPSTLSSMQSLDKLVLWNCPALESLTEEPLPLSVRKIEVALCHPLLKERLRKEYGVDWPKIAHIPWIEIDGEIL; encoded by the coding sequence ATGGATATCTCCAGCTACTTGGCTGTAGGTGGTTGGTTCATCCAAGTTATCTTCGACAAGTACCTGTCCTACCAGCTCCGGCGATGGGCGGCCGACTGTGGCATCGAGCATGAGCTGGACAGGCTTCGTGTTGCTTTGCTTCGCACGCAGTCACTTCTCCATGGTGCTGAGCTGGTGCCGACACTCTCCTACAGCTCTCTTCCTTGGATGCGAGAGCTCCGAGATGTCATGTATCATGCAGAGGATCTCCTAGACAAGCTTGAGTACAACCGTCTCCATCATGAAATGGAAGAATCAAGTGCAAACGAGAGCAGCAGTAGCCCAATCAGCGCCTTCATGCTCTCCCGGTTTCACAACCAAGGTACCCCTTCTAGCCTGGAACCATGTTGGGATAGATCAACAAGGATAAAGAATAAGATGGTAAATCTATTGGAGCGTATTGAGCAGGTTACAAATGGAGTTAGTGAAGTAGTCAGCCTACCCAGGAACATCAGAAGCAGCAATCACAACATCATGACAAGCTCAATACCCCACGGGAAACTCATCGGTCGGGAATTCGAAGCCCAACAGCTGGTAACCGCTCTGATAAGTTCTCAGGTCGAGATCCCAGTCTCTGTTGTCTCTATTGTTGGGGTAGGTGGCATAGGTAAGACTGCTCTAGCACAGCATGTGTACAGCAACGCTAGAATAACAGAGAACTTTGATGTGAGAATGTGGATCTGTGTTACTTGTCTCTTGGACGAGTTGAGGATCACAAAAGAAATGCTGGAGTCAGCTTCCAGCAGTCGGTTTAGGCATGGTGGCATAACAAATTTCAATAGACTTCAAGCCGCACTGAAGGCAAGGCTTGCTTCAAAACGGTTCCTCCTTGTCTTAGATGATGTTTGGAACAATGACAACAGAACAATAGCAATAGAACAAGAGAACTGGCAGAAGCTGCTAGCCCCTCTAAAGGACAGAGCAAATGGGAGCAAGATACTTCTGACAACTCGGTCAAGTATAGTAGCAGAGATGCTGCAATCATCCTATATAATTAGTTTGGAGACCTTGCAAGTTAATGACTGTTGGTCCCTAGTAAAGACTTCTGTGTTTGATGAGACAGAACATACCATCAACTCAAAATTGGAGAACATTGGAAGGAAAATTGCTGAGACACTCAGTGGTCTTCCTCTTGCCGCAAAGGTGGTAGCTGGACACCTGAAATGTAAACACAGTGTAGAGGAGTGGAAACAAGTCTTGCAAAGAAATGCAGTATGGGAGGAAATCATGCCAATTCTACGAACAAGCTATGACAATCTGCCACCACACCTGAAACAATGCTTTGCATATTGCAGCATCTTCCCCAGAAACTGGGAATTTGAAGCGGAGCAGCTGATTCTGCTGTGGTTAGCACAAGGTTTTGTGCACCCAGATGGTTGCAGGAGATTGGAGGACATTGGGAAAGAATACATAAATGATCTACGTAATAAGTCATTCTTCACGATACAGAAGAAAGAATTTGTAAGCTATTATGTGATACCACCTGTAATTTATGAGCTTGCAAAATCAGTTGCAGCTGAAGAATGCTTCAGAATAGGAGGTGATGAATGGACAAGAATCCCATCGTCAGTACGCCATCTATCCGTACATCTAGATAGCCTTTCAGCacttgatgacacaatcccatACAAGAATCTACGCACTCTCATTTTCCTCCCTAGCAGAACAGTGGCTCCAATCAATGATTCCATCCCTCCAGTGGCTCTCAATAACATAAGAAGCCTCCGTGTGTTGGATTTATCCCTGTGCATGATGGACAGACTTCCTGATAGCATATCAAATTGTGTGCATCTCCGATACCTAAATATCTCATCTACTACCATCGTCACAGTACCAGAATTCTTGTGCAAACTCTACCACCTACAGGTTCTGAATTTATCAGGTTGCAGGCTTGGAAAATTGCCTTCCAGAATGAACAACTTGGTCAATCTACGACATCTCACAGCAGCTAATCAGATTATTTCAGCCATAACAGACATTGGCAGGCTGAAATACCTTCAGAGGTTGCCAACTTTCAAGGTTACCAGAGAGAGAACACAAAGTATAGTTCAGCTTGGGTACCTACTAGAACTCCAAGGATCCCTACAGATCAGAAACCTTGAGAATATTGATGCTCCAAATGAGGCAAAGGAAGCCATGCTTTGCAAGAAACGCCAGCTCTCTGTGCTGCAGTTAATGTGGGCATCTGATCGAGATGAGGTAAATGGAAATAGGGAAGAGGATGTGCTAGAAGCTCTCCAACCGCACGAAAATCTAAAGAGACTAGACATCGTGGGTTGGATGGGAGTCAAATCCCCTAATTGGCTTGAGAACGAATGGCTAAGCAATCTTGAGCTTATTTTCCTAAGTGGCTGCAATGCATGGGAGCAGCTTCCACCACTTGGTCAGCTTCCCTCCATCCGAATAATCTGGTTGCAGCGTTTGAAAATGTTGAGGCAGATAGGCCCAGAGGCATATGGCAGTGGCAGCCAAATGGAGACATTCCAGTCACTAGAAGAGCTGGTGCTTGATGACATGCCAGAACTCAATGAGTGGTTATGGAGTGACCAGACAATGAGGAATCTACAGAACGTTGTGATCAAGGACTGCAATAAGCTCAAAGCGCTGCCTCCAGTACCTCCTAACCTTACAGAGATAACAATTGCAGGGAAAGGGTATTGGGTGCCATACCACCATGATGTAAAGTCGGCACGCAGGTCCAGTGTCTCATCTCTTTGCATATTCAATTGCCCCTTGTTACTTGCCAGATTATCTGCACAAATGAACACAGAAATAATTGCAAGGTTTAGGTCACTTAGAAGCATTATCACTGATCAAATGACAATACTAAGGTGTTCTCTTTTAGAAGATAGGCTTGAGCTCATTGAGAGCCTAGACATCCAAGATTGCTCAGAGATAACCTCCTTCAGTGCAGACGATGATGATATCCTCCTACAGCTAAAGTCACTCCAGAGCTTATGTATATCTGGTTGCAACACTCTGCGATCACTTCCTTCCACTCTGTCCAGCATGCAATCCCTGGATAAGTTGGTCTTATGGAACTGCCCTGCGTTGGAATCACTGACAGAGGAACCACTGCCTCTATCAGTTAGGAAGATTGAAGTTGCACTCTGTCACCCACTGCTCAAGGAAAGGCTCAGAAAAGAATATGGAGTTGACTGGCCAAAGATTGCACACATCCCTTGGATTGAAATAGATGGTGAAATTTTGTAG
- the LOC136484090 gene encoding putative disease resistance protein At3g14460 isoform X2, which translates to MKWKNQVQTRAAVAQSAPSCSPGFTTKVTNGVSEVVSLPRNIRSSNHNIMTSSIPHGKLIGREFEAQQLVTALISSQVEIPVSVVSIVGVGGIGKTALAQHVYSNARITENFDVRMWICVTCLLDELRITKEMLESASSSRFRHGGITNFNRLQAALKARLASKRFLLVLDDVWNNDNRTIAIEQENWQKLLAPLKDRANGSKILLTTRSSIVAEMLQSSYIISLETLQVNDCWSLVKTSVFDETEHTINSKLENIGRKIAETLSGLPLAAKVVAGHLKCKHSVEEWKQVLQRNAVWEEIMPILRTSYDNLPPHLKQCFAYCSIFPRNWEFEAEQLILLWLAQGFVHPDGCRRLEDIGKEYINDLRNKSFFTIQKKEFVSYYVIPPVIYELAKSVAAEECFRIGGDEWTRIPSSVRHLSVHLDSLSALDDTIPYKNLRTLIFLPSRTVAPINDSIPPVALNNIRSLRVLDLSLCMMDRLPDSISNCVHLRYLNISSTTIVTVPEFLCKLYHLQVLNLSGCRLGKLPSRMNNLVNLRHLTAANQIISAITDIGRLKYLQRLPTFKVTRERTQSIVQLGYLLELQGSLQIRNLENIDAPNEAKEAMLCKKRQLSVLQLMWASDRDEVNGNREEDVLEALQPHENLKRLDIVGWMGVKSPNWLENEWLSNLELIFLSGCNAWEQLPPLGQLPSIRIIWLQRLKMLRQIGPEAYGSGSQMETFQSLEELVLDDMPELNEWLWSDQTMRNLQNVVIKDCNKLKALPPVPPNLTEITIAGKGYWVPYHHDVKSARRSSVSSLCIFNCPLLLARLSAQMNTEIIARFRSLRSIITDQMTILRCSLLEDRLELIESLDIQDCSEITSFSADDDDILLQLKSLQSLCISGCNTLRSLPSTLSSMQSLDKLVLWNCPALESLTEEPLPLSVRKIEVALCHPLLKERLRKEYGVDWPKIAHIPWIEIDGEIL; encoded by the exons ATGAAATGGAAGAATCAAGTGCAAACGAGAGCAGCAGTAGCCCAATCAGCGCCTTCATGCTCTCCCGGTTTCACAACCAAG GTTACAAATGGAGTTAGTGAAGTAGTCAGCCTACCCAGGAACATCAGAAGCAGCAATCACAACATCATGACAAGCTCAATACCCCACGGGAAACTCATCGGTCGGGAATTCGAAGCCCAACAGCTGGTAACCGCTCTGATAAGTTCTCAGGTCGAGATCCCAGTCTCTGTTGTCTCTATTGTTGGGGTAGGTGGCATAGGTAAGACTGCTCTAGCACAGCATGTGTACAGCAACGCTAGAATAACAGAGAACTTTGATGTGAGAATGTGGATCTGTGTTACTTGTCTCTTGGACGAGTTGAGGATCACAAAAGAAATGCTGGAGTCAGCTTCCAGCAGTCGGTTTAGGCATGGTGGCATAACAAATTTCAATAGACTTCAAGCCGCACTGAAGGCAAGGCTTGCTTCAAAACGGTTCCTCCTTGTCTTAGATGATGTTTGGAACAATGACAACAGAACAATAGCAATAGAACAAGAGAACTGGCAGAAGCTGCTAGCCCCTCTAAAGGACAGAGCAAATGGGAGCAAGATACTTCTGACAACTCGGTCAAGTATAGTAGCAGAGATGCTGCAATCATCCTATATAATTAGTTTGGAGACCTTGCAAGTTAATGACTGTTGGTCCCTAGTAAAGACTTCTGTGTTTGATGAGACAGAACATACCATCAACTCAAAATTGGAGAACATTGGAAGGAAAATTGCTGAGACACTCAGTGGTCTTCCTCTTGCCGCAAAGGTGGTAGCTGGACACCTGAAATGTAAACACAGTGTAGAGGAGTGGAAACAAGTCTTGCAAAGAAATGCAGTATGGGAGGAAATCATGCCAATTCTACGAACAAGCTATGACAATCTGCCACCACACCTGAAACAATGCTTTGCATATTGCAGCATCTTCCCCAGAAACTGGGAATTTGAAGCGGAGCAGCTGATTCTGCTGTGGTTAGCACAAGGTTTTGTGCACCCAGATGGTTGCAGGAGATTGGAGGACATTGGGAAAGAATACATAAATGATCTACGTAATAAGTCATTCTTCACGATACAGAAGAAAGAATTTGTAAGCTATTATGTGATACCACCTGTAATTTATGAGCTTGCAAAATCAGTTGCAGCTGAAGAATGCTTCAGAATAGGAGGTGATGAATGGACAAGAATCCCATCGTCAGTACGCCATCTATCCGTACATCTAGATAGCCTTTCAGCacttgatgacacaatcccatACAAGAATCTACGCACTCTCATTTTCCTCCCTAGCAGAACAGTGGCTCCAATCAATGATTCCATCCCTCCAGTGGCTCTCAATAACATAAGAAGCCTCCGTGTGTTGGATTTATCCCTGTGCATGATGGACAGACTTCCTGATAGCATATCAAATTGTGTGCATCTCCGATACCTAAATATCTCATCTACTACCATCGTCACAGTACCAGAATTCTTGTGCAAACTCTACCACCTACAGGTTCTGAATTTATCAGGTTGCAGGCTTGGAAAATTGCCTTCCAGAATGAACAACTTGGTCAATCTACGACATCTCACAGCAGCTAATCAGATTATTTCAGCCATAACAGACATTGGCAGGCTGAAATACCTTCAGAGGTTGCCAACTTTCAAGGTTACCAGAGAGAGAACACAAAGTATAGTTCAGCTTGGGTACCTACTAGAACTCCAAGGATCCCTACAGATCAGAAACCTTGAGAATATTGATGCTCCAAATGAGGCAAAGGAAGCCATGCTTTGCAAGAAACGCCAGCTCTCTGTGCTGCAGTTAATGTGGGCATCTGATCGAGATGAGGTAAATGGAAATAGGGAAGAGGATGTGCTAGAAGCTCTCCAACCGCACGAAAATCTAAAGAGACTAGACATCGTGGGTTGGATGGGAGTCAAATCCCCTAATTGGCTTGAGAACGAATGGCTAAGCAATCTTGAGCTTATTTTCCTAAGTGGCTGCAATGCATGGGAGCAGCTTCCACCACTTGGTCAGCTTCCCTCCATCCGAATAATCTGGTTGCAGCGTTTGAAAATGTTGAGGCAGATAGGCCCAGAGGCATATGGCAGTGGCAGCCAAATGGAGACATTCCAGTCACTAGAAGAGCTGGTGCTTGATGACATGCCAGAACTCAATGAGTGGTTATGGAGTGACCAGACAATGAGGAATCTACAGAACGTTGTGATCAAGGACTGCAATAAGCTCAAAGCGCTGCCTCCAGTACCTCCTAACCTTACAGAGATAACAATTGCAGGGAAAGGGTATTGGGTGCCATACCACCATGATGTAAAGTCGGCACGCAGGTCCAGTGTCTCATCTCTTTGCATATTCAATTGCCCCTTGTTACTTGCCAGATTATCTGCACAAATGAACACAGAAATAATTGCAAGGTTTAGGTCACTTAGAAGCATTATCACTGATCAAATGACAATACTAAGGTGTTCTCTTTTAGAAGATAGGCTTGAGCTCATTGAGAGCCTAGACATCCAAGATTGCTCAGAGATAACCTCCTTCAGTGCAGACGATGATGATATCCTCCTACAGCTAAAGTCACTCCAGAGCTTATGTATATCTGGTTGCAACACTCTGCGATCACTTCCTTCCACTCTGTCCAGCATGCAATCCCTGGATAAGTTGGTCTTATGGAACTGCCCTGCGTTGGAATCACTGACAGAGGAACCACTGCCTCTATCAGTTAGGAAGATTGAAGTTGCACTCTGTCACCCACTGCTCAAGGAAAGGCTCAGAAAAGAATATGGAGTTGACTGGCCAAAGATTGCACACATCCCTTGGATTGAAATAGATGGTGAAATTTTGTAG